ATGCAGACACGAGAGCGGGGTGCTCGCTCCTAACGCGAGGGGCCGAGatgcgagaaacgcgttttcgcgACAGGCCAGGCAACTTGCGTTTCCCCGCAGGTCGGGAGTCGTCGATTGCACCTGAAAAAGAACGGAGCGGTGCTTCCAACTCTTCCGGTCAACAAGAAGGCAGCTCGTGTAAGATGCAGGCGGCGCATTCGGGAGAAAACATGGCGAGACCCGTCTACTGTCGGGCACCCAGTTGAGGAGCTGTGCTGCAGAAGTGAGCTGGCGGAGGGGGGAGGGAGGGAGGGGAAGGGGGAAAAAGCCATCGGGCGTCCGGCGAaagacgcgtttctcgcatTTCGTTGTTGAAACGAGGAGCAGAAAACTTCCGCAGCGCTTCTCTGCCGTTGTCATGGACGGGGCAAAGGTGTACGCATGCGCGTTCCACGTCTGAACTCGAGACGAGGACTGACATCACCGCAAAAGGTGGGGGGTGTGAGAGCAGCCTTCGCGTCGTTTTCAGAGAACTGTGTTCGTTTTTACCGCTACTTCGCCCTACTGCAGTCATCGAGGTGCATATGCGTGCGAAGAAACTTCTCGGACTCTCGATAGAAGCGCCCCTCCTCGCGCGCAGAGCAGTCTGTTCGCTACGTTTGGACGTGGACGGCTGTCGCCGCGTTTCCTATGCAGAGTTCGCCGCGAATTCGACACTCCCGCGGTCGACATGAATGCGGACCCCGCCCGATACAGACTCACTTCCCGATACTCGTAGAAAGTCCTTTTCAACGACTTGCTCCACCAGCAGAAAACCAAGTCGTCCAGACAAGAAAACCAGAGACTTCCACTCATAAGCCACGCGCTGCTTATGCACTCACGTAgacgtctctctctatacatatatgcatatgtatttatatataaatatatatctatatatatacatatataaacacatatatatatatatatatatatatatatatatatgcttgtatGTGTGCAGATGGGTATGTGTAGGTCTCTCGACACTCGCCCAAAGGCGTTGCAGTTTATTGATTTAGGCAGGTGGACCTATTTCTGCTGGACACTGGAACGTCAGCACAGACAGTTGCGTATGTGTGGAGTCGATCAAGTGTCTCTGAGGTCGTTTAGAGCTCTGGAGCAGTGCGAAAGAACTTGTTCGGCATCGCGCGTTCGCATGTCGCTGCCTCCAAACAGGGCGAAGTAGACTCCACAAGCGCGTCGAAGACACTCGTAGCTCTGCAAGAGAACTTTCTCCCTTGCTGTGAGCACCTCTGAGTGGAGgtctgttcttttctccgcgtccGGCGCCTCCCCCGCGTCCGGTTTCTCGCCCTCCTGCCAGGTCTGCCAGGCTTTGCTTGCTTCTGCTTCATTCCCCTCtcccagaaaaagaaggaggcggcCAGCAGCTTGCAGCTCGTGGGCGACTTCGGGGGAGGCTTCGCCGTGAACGGcggccgccgcctccacttGGTGTTCCTGCATGAGCAGCACCCACGGTACATACACTGCGGGCTCTCCTAGAAAGCGCGACAGCAGCCGCGCGCGCAGAGTCGACAGAAGGAGGTTTCCTGGATGCAGATGGGGAACGGCCACCATGTACTCAGACAGAAAGCGCTGCAGACGCGACTGGGTGTCTCGAGAACTCGCGTCTGCGAACTCGAGCTGCTCCACGAGTCGCGGCAGGCGCCGCAGACTCTGCCGAACCGCGTCATGCTCACTTTTCGTCAGTTCCCCGTCACAGACACAGCAGACGGCGCGCGTCGGTTCCATCTGTCGTGACAGATCCACGACGTTTCCCAGGCGCCGACCTCCGGGATCTCCTTGGTAGCAACGGACAGGCAGTCGCAGGCGAATCTGCTTTGCCCACGACTCTTTGTGTTCCCTGTCCATGTCTgagacagactgcatgctGTCGCTTGCGTCTGCGCGCTGGAAACTGCGTTTTTCGCGCTGAGCGGTTCCACCCAATCCTCGCCACCTCAGtcgcctttcgtcttccaGGGCCAAGAGTGCGTCGGCTTTTGGAGTGAAGCACAGGGCGCGACAGGCGTCCGAACTGCAGAACAAAACGTTCGCGAGTTGCAAGTCGAACGCCCTGCTCAGGGAAAAGCGACGAGCCGCGGACTCCCCTCGCTCCCCTCGCTCCCTTTGCGTCTCCCCCCCGCTTGTTGGTTTGGGGCCTCCTTCCGAGAAGCCTGTCGCGTCCTCTGAggtgtctcgcctctcgagCTTCGACGCGTTTTTCGCTTGCCCATTTTCTCGCGGTTCGCCCCCGCAGTGGCTGGCGTCCGCCAGCTCCCCGGGAGGCCTCGAAGCTGCGGCGTCCGGCCTGGGCGCGTCTCTTgaggcaggcagacagcCGCAACAGAGAtggcagcagcagaggaatCCGTACCCTTTCAGCAGAtgttttctccgttctgtGGAGCGGCTGAAAGCCACACGAGGTACGTACGAAATGCAgatttcttcgttttctcggaTGTCTCGAGTCGCCACAAAGCGAATCGCTAGCGGCAAGTGCGAGCGGCCGCCAAAGACCGCTCTCGCGTTGTACGCGCAGCTGTGGTTCATGCAGTTGATCGGGAAAGGGTACAGCCCCTGAGCACAGACGCTGTCCGTGAAGCAGCAAGGGCAGGATCCGCTCTGTGGAGAGTTGCAGCTGTCGAGGAAAAAAGCTCGAGGATCTGTCTGACTGTTCGGTGACGCTGCGTACGAGTCTCCTTCTGAGCTCGCTCCGTCGACACGTGTGGAAGCATCCCTCCGAGCGGCGCCGACGCCCGACTCGCGAGCTTCTCCCGACAGGATGGACAGCATGTTTCGCGACAATTTCAACAGCAGGTTTGTCAACTGCTCGACAGAGAACTCCTGTTCAATGCGTTGAGCGAAACGCGCTAAGCTCGACTGCTCCATGCGAGCCGAAGGCGCCGTGTCTGAGTCGGCGGGAGACGCGCCGGCCGCCACCGCCTTTTTCAGCgtcaagagaaagagagaaacaaacgaacGCGCGGCGATGTactcctccttctctgttgcttCGCGAACCGTCGCCAGGGACTCACCGTGGTCTCCTCGAAAACAGGAACACCGAACGCCTGGTTCTCCTCCCTCACCTCGACTGGAGTCGTCTCCGctcacagagagagagtcgaaggGCTCGCATGGGCATCTGTCGACCTCGCGCGGCGCTTGCCCCTgagcttcctctccgtctccagaGACCGTCGATGGGATCCCCTCGCAGTCAGTAGAGTCTCGCCCAGGCtcaagaggagaaagaggactTCTCGACGCGAACGCCGAGAGGTCGATTCGCCGAAGCAGACACTTGAGCAGCAGCCGCTGCACAGCTGTCGGGAACAAGCCCCCAGAGGCGCGAAAAATCTCTGAAGTACAGACAGGAGCACAGACATGCAAacctgagagaaacgcgactgACGCTGCGTCGCAGCTTGTcggcgaagacagagaagcgccCTACCTTGACACTGTGTGCTCGGAAGAATCGAAAcggacgaaacagagaagaagacacacacgggggcagaggagaaagaacatgAACGGAAGGGAGGGCGCACACGGTgtgaaagcagagacaaaacggaTTTAGAGAAGAATCGAGCCAGAAAAACTCCAGGAAAACGCCGTTGACAGACTTCcacaaaaagaaagaaataCACAGAAGTCCTTGTGCGAACCGGCGTGTCTCGAGACGTAGGCTTGAAAAAAAATGATAAAACGCGTCTCAGACCACAACAAATCGCTACCTGCTCTCTACGCAACTCCTTCACAGTCTTCGATGAAAGAAGGGGACTCCGCGCTCATCCATGTACACCGAGTTACATGCAGAACATTTCCTTCTGTACACTAAACACAGCAGTTCAtaaacacagacacacacatacacattacatatacatatatatacacacatatatacatgtatgcatgcataggTATATGCACAAATacaatatatatgtatacgtatatatgcctatatatgcctatatatgcctatatatgcctatacatgcatatatatatatgcatatatatgcatatatatatatatatatatatatacatagaaaTAAGTGAATATGTACATAAATCTGGTTGAAGGTGTTCCCCCTTGACACAGACATGCACACTGGACGTAAGACTCTCGAAAGGCTGGGGAGCGAAAGGGAGGCGCGAGCGGACAAACGCCGACTGCAGCggctctgtcttcgtcttaTATTCGAAGACTTACCCCCGAAGAGTTCGCATTCTTTCTTGTGTTCCGCCCAGGCTTGTCGttgacagcgaggagaacagTAAAAGGTGCAGCGACACCTGGAGCATCTCAGGACTTTGCCGCTTCTGTTTTCGAAGTCACCTCGTCTCGCTGAGGTCGACAGAGTCACATGGTTCACTGGAGTGAGGCAGAACGCGCAAGCAGTTGGGCGACTTGCTGAGTGCTTGCCGGTACGGATTTTTCCAGAAAACTCAAAGTCCTTCTCGGCCTCCTTCAGTCCCTGCTCGGAaactctcgcttctgcctctctctctccttcagcaATTCGCAAAgatgatgaagaagaggaagaagaggaagaagaagatgaagaagagggaggagatgatgaagaagaaggagaggagtgACGAAGCGGTTGATGGATTGCACAGCAGGGGTCGGCGACAGgaacaaagacgagaggtTCGATGGCAGATAGAATCTCCATCCCCGAACGAATGTAGGTCTTCGCGAAAAGgcctcttcctttccagCGACCTGCGTGCCGCACATCTACGAGACTGTGCAGTGGCATCGCGCGCAGACGAGTGAAGAGAACGCGCGCAGACGAGTGAAGAGGACGCGAGCAGACGAGTGAAGAGAACGCGCGCAGACGAGTGAAGAGCCCACAAAAGAGCCGCGAAGCGCTCGAGACTggagcgacagcgacgcaAGTCGCCTCGCGAAGCGAAAACGGAACGAACTtcctcgacctcttctcGCGGGGCGATCCACGGAGTGAGGGcaatgcagaagaagaggaggagagcgtGAGGgaacaggggagagagagccaagaggagaagaaagcgaagaagaaagcaagaagaaggagacagagaagaaaacgcagaaggaagggaacgaggaggcgaaggagaggagactgagaaggaggagtggagagatacagaaaaaacaaacagcGGCTTGGAACGAGAACTGCGTTCGCCAAGGAAACGGATTTCTTCGTCGAGGAAAACCTTGTTTTTCGCACTCTGTGCACATTTCGAAATGACGAAGAATACcacgcgttttctcctctgttttctctgttcaaagtctttctttcttcgcatcCCAAATCGCCTGCTTTCTTCActtgctcttttcttttcgctgcaTCGTGTGTCTCGACACACGGACGCCCAGTCTTACTTCTGCTTGCGCAaattttttttctgtcgagagccgaacagcggagagaggcTCCGGCCACTCATCTTCGGCGGAAGAATCAGACGCATCTCCTCTTTATTTTTTTATTTTATATTTTATATTTTTTAGCATTTTTACTACTTatttcctccctctttctttttctctcgccccgCAGTTGCGCGCTCGACCggcggcggagacacacgcgaacggcgagacaaacgagagagacaggacacAAAGCGCGGGCGCTGCGAACGGCCTTCGTTGTCGGCcgcgtcgagaagaaaaaaagaaggaaagcaaaTTCCACGCGAAAGTCGTCTAAGGCGCGCTGTCTCGCCAGCtgagtctctctgtttgGGCGACGACCTGCGGCGTCCTCACGCATGTTTCTTCAGGAGATCTGGCCGTCGTCCGACCAGGCGCGATCCCCTCTTCCTGgactctttctcttcgaacACAGAAGTCTcccctttttctgcagcctctctccacttttcttgGCATGTGatcgttttgtctctccctcgcgttCGTCCTGCATCTGTGGCCTGTCCTGTCCAAACTTCGTTGCTGTGTCCCCGGCTCCTGTCcggtcgctttcttctccgttttgccttcttcgcgcttccttctgttctccaTTCGTCGACGAGATGGCGGAGAAGAGTGAGCAGTGGCGGCAACGCGCCATTGCGATGgaggaagtgaagaaacACAACTCAGAGAAAGACATTTGGTGCATCATCCACGGTGTCGTCTACGACCTCACGCCCCTCCTTCACAAACACCCTGGAGGCGTCGACGTCCTCCTCGACTTCGCTGgtgagcagaagaaaaggcttCTCTGGCGACGAAAAACTCGAACTGTCCTTGAAAAGAATCAAACAAAAATGGCCTCTCTACCGCATTTCACACACAAAACACAGGTCACCCACTTGAAAAACATACATTCATGGACATGCACTTGTATAGAAACAGCTTTGGAAATGAGATGCTCCCTACCACATATATGTTTACTTACAtttatacgtatatacatatacatatatatatatatgcttacatatatacatatatccatatat
This portion of the Toxoplasma gondii ME49 chromosome III, whole genome shotgun sequence genome encodes:
- a CDS encoding cytochrome b5 family heme/steroid binding domain-containing protein (encoded by transcript TGME49_276110~Predicted trans-membrane domain (TMHMM2.0):209-232), encoding MFLQEIWPSSDQARSPLPGLFLFEHRSLPFFCSLSPLFLACDRFVSPSRSSCICGLSCPNFVAVSPAPVRSLSSPFCLLRASFCSPFVDEMAEKSEQWRQRAIAMEEVKKHNSEKDIWCIIHGVVYDLTPLLHKHPGGVDVLLDFAGQDATEAFEDIGHSFSARQMAAPFAIGVLEGCEKSATGCMNKTLPRKNCCTSATATKGADSVKGSVGAAALVVLAAAAAVFYILNLS
- a CDS encoding histone lysine methyltransferase, SET, putative (encoded by transcript TGME49_276120~Gene product name based on ToxoDB Community Expert Annotation.); the protein is MPLHSLVDVRHAGRWKGRGLFAKTYIRSGMEILSAIEPLVFVPVADPCCAIHQPLRHSSPSSSSSPPSSSSSSSSSSSSSSSLRIAEGEREAEARVSEQGLKEAEKDFEFSGKIRTGKHSASRPTACAFCLTPVNHVTLSTSARRGDFENRSGKVLRCSRCRCTFYCSPRCQRQAWAEHKKECELFGEIFRASGGLFPTAVQRLLLKCLLRRIDLSAFASRSPLSPLEPGRDSTDCEGIPSTVSGDGEEAQGQAPREVDRCPCEPFDSLSVSGDDSSRGEGGEPGVRCSCFRGDHGESLATVREATEKEEYIAARSFVSLFLLTLKKAVAAGASPADSDTAPSARMEQSSLARFAQRIEQEFSVEQLTNLLLKLSRNMLSILSGEARESGVGAARRDASTRVDGASSEGDSYAASPNSQTDPRAFFLDSCNSPQSGSCPCCFTDSVCAQGLYPFPINCMNHSCAYNARAVFGGRSHLPLAIRFVATRDIRENEEICISYVPRVAFSRSTERRKHLLKGYGFLCCCHLCCGCLPASRDAPRPDAAASRPPGELADASHCGGEPRENGQAKNASKLERRDTSEDATGFSEGGPKPTSGGETQRERGERGESAARRFSLSRAFDLQLANVLFCSSDACRALCFTPKADALLALEDERRLRWRGLGGTAQREKRSFQRADASDSMQSVSDMDREHKESWAKQIRLRLPVRCYQGDPGGRRLGNVVDLSRQMEPTRAVCCVCDGELTKRTPSGGGGRRSRRSLPRSRPRAASCWPPPSFSGRGE